Proteins encoded by one window of Lentimicrobium sp. L6:
- a CDS encoding efflux RND transporter periplasmic adaptor subunit: MKTFLKVFLVLVVLGIFGYTLYFLWEKSQEQPVVFETAQASELDIIKKTTATGSVKPRKEIEIKPKVSGIIEEIYVEEGQILKKGDLIARVKIIPNMVNLNNAESRVDRAKIQLTFNKTVYDRQKELYEKGVIALSEFEQAETTFQNSQEEVEAAIDNLELIRDGQTSNSNSNTNTLIRSTIEGMLLEIPVEEGNSVIESNTFNDGTTIATVADMGEMIFEGKIDESEVGKIKEGMPLILTIGAIEDVEFEAILEHISPKGVEENGAVQFEIRAQVTLREDYFIRAGYSANAAIVLDRRDQVLAISESLLSFENDTIFVEVETSPQVFEKRIIKTGLSDGINIEILNGLTKEENIKRLN; the protein is encoded by the coding sequence ATGAAAACCTTCTTAAAAGTATTTTTAGTTTTAGTAGTCTTAGGGATTTTTGGATACACCCTTTATTTCCTTTGGGAAAAATCGCAAGAACAGCCTGTGGTATTTGAAACGGCTCAAGCTAGCGAATTAGATATTATTAAAAAAACCACAGCCACAGGTTCTGTTAAACCTAGAAAAGAAATTGAAATTAAACCAAAAGTTTCTGGTATTATCGAAGAGATTTATGTGGAGGAAGGCCAGATATTAAAGAAAGGTGATTTAATAGCTCGAGTAAAAATCATCCCTAATATGGTGAATTTGAATAATGCAGAATCACGAGTGGATAGAGCTAAGATTCAGCTGACTTTTAATAAAACAGTATATGACCGCCAAAAGGAACTTTATGAAAAAGGAGTCATTGCTCTTTCTGAGTTTGAACAAGCGGAAACCACCTTTCAGAATTCTCAAGAAGAAGTGGAAGCTGCCATCGACAATTTGGAACTGATTCGTGATGGACAAACCAGCAATTCCAATAGCAATACAAATACACTAATCCGATCTACTATTGAGGGAATGCTATTGGAAATCCCAGTGGAAGAAGGCAACAGTGTCATCGAAAGTAACACTTTTAACGATGGAACTACCATTGCCACTGTTGCTGATATGGGAGAAATGATTTTCGAAGGAAAAATTGACGAGTCAGAGGTGGGCAAGATAAAAGAAGGCATGCCCCTTATCCTTACCATTGGTGCTATTGAAGATGTGGAATTCGAAGCCATATTAGAGCATATTTCTCCTAAGGGAGTGGAAGAAAATGGTGCCGTACAGTTTGAAATTCGAGCTCAAGTTACCCTCCGTGAAGACTACTTTATTAGAGCAGGTTATAGTGCTAATGCTGCTATTGTACTCGACCGTCGGGATCAAGTTTTAGCCATTAGCGAAAGCCTACTCAGCTTTGAAAATGATACCATTTTTGTGGAAGTAGAAACCTCCCCTCAAGTTTTTGAAAAACGCATTATCAAAACTGGACTTAGTGACGGTATTAACATCGAAATTTTAAATGGTTTAACAAAAGAAGAAAATATCAAGAGACTTAATTAA
- a CDS encoding ABC transporter permease — MNFINTDKLQEIWFTIKQNKLRTFFTAFGVSWGIFMLVVMLGAGKGLHNGVSTGMGDMATNSMFMWGNRTTVPYKGFPRGRFVQFENEDTKALIDQLPEIEYIAPRLQVFAAQGQNNVVRKERTAAYSIQGDYPDYNKIDPSNILQGRFINNNDIIDKRKVVVIGVRVLEEMFDKDENPIGENIKIRGVYFRVVGVCSSKKNDQQAEQENQQIFMPFTTMQSTYNMGNRVGWYSITAKEGASAAELLEKAKVVIKSRHSIAPEDGRAIGSFNVEEEYLKMARLFIGINGLIWIVGIGTLFAGVIGVSNIMLIIVKERTKEIGVQRALGATPWHIRKQIIIESVLLTSVSGYIGLVAGVGLLELINYALIAFGANTDMFAHPEVDFEKAVTALIILVVSGAIAGLIPANRAVSIKPIDALRDE, encoded by the coding sequence ATGAACTTCATCAATACAGATAAACTTCAGGAGATTTGGTTTACTATCAAACAAAATAAGCTGCGTACTTTCTTTACCGCTTTTGGAGTTTCATGGGGTATCTTTATGCTAGTGGTTATGCTTGGAGCTGGTAAAGGTCTTCATAATGGTGTGAGTACTGGAATGGGCGACATGGCCACCAATAGTATGTTTATGTGGGGCAATAGAACTACCGTTCCTTATAAGGGATTTCCTAGAGGTCGATTTGTTCAATTCGAAAATGAAGACACCAAAGCTCTAATCGATCAATTACCAGAGATAGAATACATAGCACCAAGGCTTCAAGTATTTGCTGCTCAAGGCCAAAACAATGTGGTTCGTAAAGAAAGAACAGCTGCCTATTCCATACAAGGTGATTATCCAGATTATAATAAAATAGATCCATCAAATATTCTTCAAGGTCGTTTTATCAATAATAATGACATTATCGACAAAAGAAAGGTGGTTGTTATTGGTGTTAGGGTTTTGGAAGAGATGTTCGATAAAGATGAAAACCCAATTGGTGAAAACATAAAAATTAGAGGAGTCTATTTTAGAGTGGTGGGAGTGTGTAGTTCAAAGAAAAATGACCAACAAGCCGAACAAGAAAACCAGCAAATATTTATGCCATTTACCACCATGCAATCTACCTATAATATGGGGAATCGAGTGGGCTGGTATTCTATAACAGCTAAGGAAGGGGCTTCCGCTGCTGAACTTTTGGAGAAAGCCAAGGTAGTTATAAAAAGTCGTCATTCAATTGCACCAGAAGATGGACGTGCCATTGGATCTTTTAATGTGGAAGAAGAATATTTAAAAATGGCTAGGCTATTTATCGGAATCAATGGATTGATATGGATAGTAGGCATTGGAACTTTATTTGCTGGAGTTATTGGCGTAAGTAATATCATGCTCATCATTGTAAAAGAAAGAACCAAAGAAATTGGAGTACAAAGAGCCTTAGGTGCAACTCCTTGGCATATCAGAAAGCAAATCATCATAGAATCGGTATTATTAACTTCGGTATCTGGTTATATTGGTTTGGTTGCTGGAGTTGGATTATTAGAATTGATAAACTATGCATTGATCGCTTTTGGGGCCAATACTGATATGTTTGCCCATCCAGAAGTTGATTTTGAAAAAGCAGTTACCGCCTTAATCATATTGGTTGTTTCTGGTGCCATAGCAGGATTAATACCAGCAAACAGAGCAGTGAGTATAAAACCAATTGATGCATTACGAGATGAATAA
- a CDS encoding ABC transporter permease produces MFDLDKWQEIFETIKKNKLRTILTGFSVAWGIFMLIILLGSGYGLENGVKKEFEGDAVNYLSINGGVTSKPYKGMKPGRFIQFKNEDHDILAGLSNVDMSASRTRLWRISTINYKQQYGTFDVFAISPDYKYVEDLTMISGRFLNKNDQDKTRKVASLGRIVYEELFKGEPAIDKYINIGGVPFKVIGVFNDPGSDRDLQRIYIPTSTGQRVFGMGERVNSIQLMLGDASVEESYQTVSEIKSSMSDKFKFDPSDTRALFIFNSIENYQQFMNLFASIRIFIWFIGIGTIIAGIVGVSNIMMIVVKERTKEIGVRKALGATPWSIVSLILQESIMITAFAGYVGLVLGVGLLELISGSFSGDSYFANPEININVALGATIILIIAGALAGFVPARKAASVKPVIALRDE; encoded by the coding sequence ATGTTTGATCTGGATAAATGGCAAGAAATATTTGAAACCATCAAGAAAAATAAGTTAAGAACCATCTTGACTGGTTTTAGTGTGGCTTGGGGTATATTTATGCTGATCATCCTCTTAGGTTCTGGTTATGGCCTCGAAAACGGAGTCAAAAAAGAATTTGAAGGAGATGCTGTAAACTACCTTTCTATTAATGGTGGAGTAACCAGTAAACCATATAAAGGAATGAAACCTGGTCGATTTATCCAGTTTAAAAACGAAGATCACGACATCTTGGCGGGCTTGAGTAATGTAGACATGTCAGCGAGCAGAACAAGACTTTGGAGAATAAGCACCATCAATTACAAACAACAATACGGCACCTTCGATGTTTTCGCTATTTCTCCAGACTATAAATATGTAGAAGATTTAACTATGATATCTGGTAGATTTTTAAACAAAAACGACCAAGATAAAACTAGAAAAGTAGCTTCTTTAGGAAGAATTGTATATGAGGAGCTCTTCAAAGGAGAACCAGCTATAGATAAATACATCAATATTGGAGGAGTGCCATTTAAAGTAATAGGAGTATTCAACGATCCGGGTTCCGATCGTGATTTACAGCGAATCTACATTCCAACCAGTACAGGTCAACGGGTATTTGGAATGGGTGAAAGAGTGAATTCTATCCAACTGATGCTTGGAGATGCTAGCGTTGAAGAAAGCTACCAAACCGTAAGTGAAATAAAGTCCTCCATGTCGGATAAATTCAAATTCGACCCCAGTGATACTCGAGCACTTTTCATTTTTAATAGTATTGAGAATTATCAGCAATTTATGAATCTATTTGCCAGTATTAGAATTTTCATCTGGTTTATTGGCATAGGAACCATTATAGCTGGAATAGTAGGCGTGAGTAATATCATGATGATTGTAGTAAAAGAAAGAACCAAAGAAATTGGAGTAAGAAAAGCTTTAGGCGCGACACCTTGGTCTATCGTAAGTTTAATTCTTCAAGAGTCAATCATGATTACCGCTTTTGCAGGATATGTAGGACTGGTGTTGGGAGTCGGATTATTAGAGCTCATCTCTGGAAGTTTCTCTGGAGATAGTTATTTTGCCAATCCTGAGATAAATATAAATGTAGCATTAGGCGCTACCATCATACTCATTATTGCTGGGGCTTTAGCTGGATTTGTTCCTGCACGAAAAGCTGCTTCCGTTAAACCTGTTATTGCACTTAGAGACGAATAA
- a CDS encoding ABC transporter ATP-binding protein, with translation MISLKNINKSYSIGSNKLHVLKGINLGIEKGELVSIMGSSGSGKSTMLNILGILDNYDMGEYYLNGKLIQNMSEKKAAHYRNEMLGFVFQSFNLISFKNAMENVALPLYYQKVSRKKRNILAMEYLDKMGLKEWALHMPNELSGGQKQRLAIARALIAQPKVILADEPTGALDTNTSYEVMKILKEINDDGITIILVTHESDIAAMTNRIIRLKDGVIEKNIYNGDLKNFRTQNLLNENEVQKIHETLI, from the coding sequence ATGATTTCGCTCAAAAACATCAACAAATCTTATTCTATAGGTTCCAATAAATTACACGTTCTGAAAGGTATTAACCTTGGGATTGAAAAAGGAGAATTGGTGTCCATTATGGGCTCCTCTGGTTCAGGAAAATCTACTATGCTTAACATTCTTGGTATACTCGACAATTATGACATGGGAGAATATTATTTAAATGGCAAGTTGATTCAAAATATGAGCGAAAAAAAAGCAGCACATTATAGAAATGAAATGCTGGGATTCGTGTTTCAATCTTTCAACCTCATCTCTTTTAAAAACGCCATGGAAAACGTTGCACTACCTCTTTATTACCAGAAAGTCAGTCGCAAGAAAAGAAACATCCTAGCTATGGAATATTTGGATAAGATGGGACTTAAAGAATGGGCTTTACACATGCCTAATGAATTATCAGGTGGACAAAAACAAAGATTAGCCATTGCAAGAGCACTAATTGCTCAACCTAAAGTAATTCTAGCCGATGAGCCAACAGGAGCACTTGATACCAATACATCCTATGAAGTGATGAAGATTCTGAAAGAGATAAACGACGATGGTATTACCATTATTTTGGTTACTCATGAAAGTGATATTGCGGCCATGACTAATCGTATCATTCGATTGAAAGATGGAGTGATAGAAAAGAATATTTATAATGGCGACTTAAAAAATTTCAGAACTCAAAACCTGTTGAATGAAAACGAAGTACAGAAAATTCATGAAACTCTCATATAG
- a CDS encoding aldehyde dehydrogenase family protein — protein sequence MKNISIPGILKSLGIKKINKGVSTGAQWYETVGNISNSVSPIDGKEIAKVQNGTIEDYEMVVQKAQSAFKVWRMVPAPERAEIVRKIGIALRENKEDLGALVTLEMGKTYQEGLGEVQEMIDICDFAVGQARLMNGINLQSERPNHRLSEQYHPLGIVGIVTSYNFPVAVWAWNSALAAIAGDVVIWKPSSKTPITALATQHIIKQVLIDNNVPEGVFNLVVAKSSVMGDNFIADKRVALMSITGSTAVGKRVGGIVGKRLGKTILELGGNNAVIITPNADLQMAIMSTVFGTVGTAGQRCTSTRRVIIHEDIYEEVKEKFVHAYEGLKPKIGDPLDESHLIGPLIDNGSVELFRNAVEQVEKEGGKVIFGGEVLEGPGFESGNYVMPCIAEAENHYEIVQDETFAPIVYFIKYSGDIHNAIAIQNDVPQGLSSACFTLDMREAETFLSVAGSDCGIANVNLGTSGAEIGGAFGGEKDTGGGRESGSDAWKVYMRRQTNSVNYGSSLPLAQGIKFDI from the coding sequence ATGAAAAATATTAGCATTCCAGGCATTCTCAAAAGCTTGGGTATCAAAAAAATAAATAAAGGTGTTTCTACTGGAGCTCAGTGGTATGAAACTGTAGGTAATATAAGTAATTCTGTTTCCCCAATTGATGGAAAGGAAATAGCAAAAGTTCAGAATGGCACTATTGAAGATTACGAAATGGTGGTGCAAAAAGCACAATCAGCTTTTAAGGTTTGGCGAATGGTTCCTGCTCCAGAGCGCGCCGAGATTGTTCGTAAAATAGGAATTGCCCTAAGAGAAAATAAAGAAGACTTAGGCGCTCTGGTGACTTTAGAAATGGGAAAAACCTATCAGGAAGGTCTTGGAGAAGTTCAGGAAATGATAGATATCTGTGATTTTGCGGTAGGTCAAGCGAGATTGATGAATGGTATTAACTTACAATCTGAAAGACCAAATCACCGTTTGTCTGAGCAATATCATCCATTGGGAATTGTGGGAATTGTTACTTCTTATAATTTCCCCGTTGCTGTTTGGGCATGGAACTCTGCTTTAGCAGCCATTGCTGGTGATGTGGTCATCTGGAAACCAAGCTCTAAAACTCCAATCACAGCTTTAGCCACTCAGCATATTATTAAACAAGTTTTAATTGATAATAATGTCCCAGAAGGGGTATTCAATTTGGTAGTGGCAAAATCTTCAGTTATGGGAGACAATTTCATTGCTGATAAAAGAGTTGCCTTGATGTCGATTACTGGTTCAACTGCTGTTGGTAAGAGAGTAGGAGGAATTGTAGGCAAAAGACTAGGGAAAACCATTCTCGAATTAGGTGGGAATAATGCAGTAATTATCACACCAAATGCTGATTTGCAGATGGCCATTATGTCTACTGTATTTGGAACTGTTGGTACAGCTGGACAGCGTTGTACCTCAACACGGAGAGTGATTATTCACGAAGATATTTATGAGGAGGTTAAAGAGAAATTTGTCCATGCTTATGAAGGATTAAAACCAAAGATTGGGGATCCTCTTGATGAAAGTCATTTGATTGGACCACTGATTGACAATGGTTCAGTTGAGCTATTCAGAAATGCAGTGGAACAAGTAGAGAAAGAAGGTGGTAAAGTAATCTTTGGTGGTGAAGTTTTAGAAGGACCTGGTTTCGAAAGCGGAAACTATGTGATGCCTTGTATTGCTGAAGCTGAGAACCATTATGAAATTGTTCAAGATGAGACTTTTGCACCAATTGTGTATTTTATCAAATACTCTGGCGATATTCATAATGCAATAGCTATACAGAACGATGTGCCACAAGGTTTGTCTTCTGCATGTTTTACATTAGATATGCGCGAAGCAGAAACATTCCTTTCTGTTGCTGGTTCCGATTGTGGCATTGCCAATGTAAACCTTGGAACATCAGGTGCTGAAATTGGTGGTGCTTTTGGTGGAGAAAAGGATACGGGAGGAGGACGTGAGTCAGGCTCTGACGCTTGGAAGGTATATATGCGTCGCCAAACCAATAGTGTTAATTATGGTTCTAGTTTGCCTTTAGCTCAGGGTATTAAGTTCGATATTTAA
- a CDS encoding GAF domain-containing protein, with protein MDKKKKEGRYQRLFSQIEKLMATCEHEPSRRATIIALLHNKMDYFFWTGYYLLKDGELLVDHYQGPVACMRLAKDKGVCWAAINQQKTLVVQDVHDFPDHIACDSRSNSEVVIPLRNKEGEIYGVLDVDSADKNSFDEVDAEYLEKILALRWI; from the coding sequence ATGGATAAAAAGAAAAAAGAAGGCCGCTATCAGCGGCTTTTTTCACAAATAGAGAAATTGATGGCCACCTGTGAGCATGAACCTTCTAGAAGAGCGACCATCATAGCATTGCTTCATAATAAGATGGATTACTTTTTCTGGACTGGCTATTATTTGTTAAAAGATGGTGAATTATTAGTAGACCATTATCAGGGTCCAGTGGCTTGTATGCGATTGGCTAAAGACAAAGGTGTTTGTTGGGCAGCTATCAATCAGCAAAAGACTTTGGTGGTGCAGGATGTTCATGATTTCCCAGATCATATTGCCTGTGACTCTCGTTCTAATAGTGAAGTTGTGATTCCTTTAAGAAATAAAGAAGGAGAAATCTATGGGGTTTTAGATGTGGATAGTGCCGATAAAAACTCTTTTGACGAAGTTGATGCAGAATATCTAGAGAAGATATTGGCATTGCGCTGGATTTAA
- a CDS encoding YqiA/YcfP family alpha/beta fold hydrolase, which produces MKALYIHGLHSNPNPDKIKILEEAELEIIAPFIDYDKEQGAVYERIKAIAVEEQVEVLIGSSMGGFIGFWLAKDLQLAALLYNPALYFVSLQPFIPKLKSMSNPPLFFCLGEKDERVNPKEVKNYLANINPSAENIKIVNASWLEHGIDLTTFRSMTAWFLAETKKV; this is translated from the coding sequence ATGAAAGCACTTTATATACACGGACTTCATAGCAATCCAAATCCCGATAAGATAAAAATTTTAGAGGAGGCTGAATTAGAAATTATCGCTCCATTTATTGATTATGACAAGGAACAAGGTGCCGTTTATGAAAGGATAAAGGCTATCGCGGTAGAAGAACAAGTGGAAGTGTTAATTGGTAGTAGCATGGGAGGATTTATTGGCTTTTGGTTAGCAAAGGATTTGCAATTAGCAGCATTACTCTATAATCCAGCATTATATTTTGTATCTCTACAGCCATTCATTCCAAAACTAAAATCCATGTCAAACCCTCCCCTATTCTTTTGCTTAGGGGAGAAAGATGAAAGGGTAAATCCTAAAGAAGTTAAGAATTACCTAGCCAACATTAATCCAAGTGCTGAAAACATCAAAATCGTTAATGCTTCTTGGCTTGAACATGGAATAGATTTAACTACTTTCAGAAGTATGACCGCTTGGTTTTTAGCAGAAACTAAGAAAGTGTAA
- the tyrS gene encoding tyrosine--tRNA ligase, which produces MNFVEELTWRGMIHDIMPGTDEQMEKEMISAYVGIDPTADSLHIGHLVGVMMLKHLQIAGHKPLALVGGATGMIGDPSGKSEERNLLNEEELRHNEECIKKQLSKFLDFESDIVNKAEMVNNYDWMKDFSFLDFIRDIGKHITVNYMMAKDSVKKRIGADSKTGMSFTEFTYQLVQGYDFLHLYQEKNCKLQMGGADQWGNITTGTEMIRRKASGKAFALTCPLITKADGGKFGKTESGNIWLDAERTTPYAFYQFWLNTSDADAEKYIKIFTLFGKEEIETLIARHSQEPHLRELQKTLAEDITVRVHGQSEFEAAVEASKILFGKATTDALKKLDERTFLAVFEGVPMFEVPQAIFTDGIGILDFLAEETKVFNSKGEARRMLKDNGVAINKEKVKDTYEVSTSDLLNNKYVLVQKGKKNYFLIKMA; this is translated from the coding sequence ATGAATTTTGTAGAAGAGTTGACTTGGAGAGGGATGATACACGACATCATGCCCGGAACAGATGAACAAATGGAAAAAGAAATGATTTCTGCTTACGTGGGTATTGATCCAACAGCAGATTCATTACATATTGGCCATTTAGTAGGCGTAATGATGTTGAAACATTTACAAATAGCAGGTCATAAGCCTTTAGCTTTAGTAGGTGGAGCCACAGGTATGATTGGTGATCCAAGTGGGAAATCTGAGGAAAGAAATTTGTTGAACGAGGAAGAATTGCGACATAATGAGGAATGTATTAAAAAGCAACTAAGTAAATTCTTAGACTTTGAAAGCGATATCGTTAATAAAGCCGAAATGGTGAATAATTACGATTGGATGAAAGATTTCAGCTTCTTAGATTTCATCCGCGACATTGGCAAGCATATAACCGTCAACTATATGATGGCTAAAGATTCTGTAAAGAAAAGAATTGGAGCAGACAGTAAAACCGGGATGTCATTTACTGAATTCACTTACCAATTGGTTCAAGGATACGATTTCCTCCATTTATACCAAGAGAAAAACTGTAAATTACAAATGGGTGGTGCCGACCAATGGGGAAACATTACAACGGGAACAGAAATGATTCGTCGTAAAGCCTCTGGAAAAGCATTTGCATTAACTTGTCCGCTGATCACCAAAGCTGATGGTGGAAAATTTGGAAAAACGGAAAGTGGAAACATTTGGTTAGATGCCGAAAGAACTACTCCCTATGCTTTTTATCAATTCTGGTTGAATACTTCTGATGCCGATGCTGAAAAATATATTAAGATCTTTACCTTATTTGGTAAAGAAGAGATTGAAACTTTAATAGCTCGCCATAGTCAAGAACCTCATTTAAGAGAATTACAAAAAACATTAGCCGAAGACATTACTGTTAGAGTTCATGGTCAATCAGAATTTGAAGCTGCTGTAGAAGCCTCTAAAATTCTTTTCGGGAAAGCCACAACTGATGCTTTAAAGAAATTAGACGAGCGTACTTTCTTGGCTGTTTTTGAAGGAGTACCTATGTTTGAGGTTCCGCAAGCTATATTTACTGACGGAATTGGAATCCTCGATTTCTTAGCAGAAGAAACAAAGGTCTTTAATTCCAAAGGAGAAGCACGCCGTATGTTGAAAGACAATGGAGTAGCCATCAACAAAGAAAAAGTAAAAGATACCTATGAGGTTTCTACTTCCGATCTTTTAAATAATAAATACGTATTGGTTCAAAAAGGGAAGAAGAATTATTTCTTGATTAAGATGGCCTAA
- a CDS encoding SNF2-related protein → MNKEHHQELLAQFIEHLEYTALQNKLSYRKGMKIYEMGQCRLMTSSTHTYSFSVEDDYEDFKVDIKFREKDIDTQCSCHSIKRCSHVYAASFQTQQEMSRTLFISNDDAVQYSRDGMIKRVIQEREERALKENYEMDFGDNIFGEHLLRTNQNKSYHLSFYDFKKRLGYCSCPDYQTNKLETCKHLIYAFKEFSNHHDISQLPQQTYPFLEIFRHPLNDYQIAWFYPHQPEQKAQSILDKYFNEKQLFKKDKLHLLHHFLEDIQDIKSVNIRPEVKSYISNYFESKSLSELYSNKEIPGSLLKKPIFEYQKQGILFIASRKGSILADEIGLGKTAQALGAALLKIKYSGLLDITILAPRHLHPHWEKEMKKWIPDDKLIYFNLTCFENISQHNNCDFLIIDEAQKIDDYESGILSQIHRIEYKHILLITDSKFEISLMKYYAMSAFIDKYLLTPLWELSYKHCLFDSSDNSKILAYHNLEIIAKKLEGVYLRREKSEILNQFPKADLVRIPVDLDNELKLTQSNLSKRLLKWVKQDRINHYDLLQFKNNFKQLLSLSQTTRNTESSNIDYPKPNEFRHFISHKLNLNPEEKVIIYASSKTIQHQIQRILLEERKSAIVLEADSNINPDEFQFLICSDQSEIKLPEADHFIYYHLPIQNGFLQERIKIQTENQVGIDKSRFYIFETVSSLESIIFQWENSKPLFLKQLLSFITEKDNHHELSLRLKEELAHEFKNLILKEEDIADLSIQTNLFGEKLNKKSAVQLKHTDSRKHLGLNDFFNHIRKIYPVLEKLTDDEKDIIFNGKMSLKADKNEIIIHLKKS, encoded by the coding sequence ATGAACAAAGAACATCACCAGGAATTATTGGCACAATTTATAGAACACTTAGAATATACTGCTTTACAAAATAAGCTATCCTATAGAAAAGGAATGAAAATATATGAGATGGGACAATGTAGACTTATGACATCTAGCACCCATACCTATTCCTTTTCGGTGGAAGATGACTACGAAGACTTTAAAGTAGACATCAAATTTCGCGAGAAGGATATCGACACTCAATGCTCTTGTCACTCCATCAAAAGATGTTCTCATGTATATGCTGCTTCGTTTCAGACCCAACAGGAGATGAGTAGAACATTATTCATCTCTAATGATGATGCCGTTCAATATTCTAGAGATGGGATGATTAAGAGGGTGATTCAGGAAAGAGAAGAGAGAGCTTTAAAAGAAAATTATGAGATGGACTTTGGCGATAATATATTCGGCGAACATCTGCTACGAACAAATCAAAATAAATCATACCATTTGAGTTTTTATGATTTTAAGAAAAGGCTTGGATATTGTTCTTGTCCCGATTACCAAACCAACAAATTGGAGACCTGCAAACATCTAATATATGCTTTCAAAGAGTTCTCCAACCATCACGATATCAGTCAGCTTCCTCAACAAACTTATCCCTTTCTTGAAATATTTAGACATCCATTGAATGATTATCAAATTGCTTGGTTTTATCCACATCAACCTGAGCAAAAAGCTCAAAGCATTCTTGATAAATATTTTAACGAAAAACAGCTATTTAAAAAAGACAAGCTACACCTTCTTCATCACTTTTTGGAGGACATTCAAGACATTAAATCTGTCAATATACGTCCAGAAGTTAAAAGTTATATTTCAAATTATTTTGAGTCTAAATCACTCAGTGAATTATACTCCAACAAAGAAATCCCAGGAAGCCTTCTCAAAAAACCTATATTTGAATACCAGAAGCAAGGAATTCTATTTATCGCTTCAAGAAAAGGGAGCATTCTTGCCGATGAAATTGGACTGGGGAAGACAGCTCAAGCGCTAGGAGCTGCGCTCCTTAAAATAAAATACTCGGGGTTATTAGACATAACCATTCTAGCTCCAAGACACCTTCACCCGCACTGGGAGAAAGAAATGAAAAAATGGATACCTGATGACAAACTTATTTACTTTAACTTAACCTGTTTTGAGAATATTTCACAACATAACAATTGTGACTTTTTAATTATTGATGAAGCGCAAAAAATTGATGATTATGAATCTGGAATCCTTTCCCAAATACACAGGATAGAATACAAACATATCTTACTCATCACAGATAGTAAATTCGAAATTAGCCTGATGAAGTATTATGCCATGTCAGCATTTATCGACAAGTATTTACTTACACCCCTTTGGGAATTATCCTATAAGCATTGCTTATTCGACAGCAGTGACAATAGTAAAATATTGGCCTATCACAACTTAGAAATTATAGCCAAAAAACTAGAGGGAGTATATTTAAGAAGAGAGAAGTCAGAAATACTCAATCAGTTTCCAAAGGCAGACCTAGTAAGAATACCAGTTGATTTGGATAATGAGCTTAAACTAACACAAAGCAACCTTAGTAAAAGGCTTTTAAAATGGGTGAAGCAAGACAGAATCAACCATTACGATTTACTACAATTCAAAAACAATTTTAAACAACTATTAAGTCTAAGCCAGACCACTCGAAACACGGAATCTTCCAATATCGACTATCCAAAACCTAATGAATTTAGACATTTCATTTCTCATAAGCTAAATCTAAATCCAGAGGAAAAAGTGATTATATACGCCTCCTCAAAAACTATACAACATCAGATTCAGAGAATTCTATTGGAAGAACGAAAATCGGCGATAGTATTAGAGGCAGATTCAAACATAAATCCTGATGAATTTCAATTTTTAATCTGTTCAGACCAGTCAGAAATAAAATTACCTGAGGCAGATCATTTCATATATTATCACCTTCCCATACAAAATGGATTTCTACAAGAAAGAATTAAAATACAAACAGAAAACCAAGTAGGCATAGACAAAAGTCGTTTTTACATATTTGAGACTGTATCGAGTTTAGAATCTATCATTTTTCAATGGGAAAACAGCAAACCCTTATTTCTTAAACAGCTCTTGAGTTTTATCACAGAAAAAGATAACCACCATGAATTAAGTCTAAGACTTAAAGAAGAATTAGCTCATGAATTTAAAAATCTTATCCTTAAAGAAGAAGACATAGCGGACCTTTCAATTCAAACCAATCTTTTTGGTGAAAAGTTGAACAAAAAGAGTGCAGTTCAATTAAAACATACAGATAGCAGAAAACATCTAGGTCTAAATGATTTCTTTAATCATATCAGAAAAATCTATCCTGTTTTGGAGAAATTAACTGATGATGAAAAAGACATTATTTTCAATGGGAAAATGAGTTTAAAAGCAGACAAAAATGAAATCATCATTCACCTCAAAAAATCCTAA